A window of the Mesotoga prima MesG1.Ag.4.2 genome harbors these coding sequences:
- the deoC gene encoding deoxyribose-phosphate aldolase: MLKAIIEREVRRYKEEYSPIKRELPENLNIAKFIDHTLLKADATPKMVEKLCEEAIRFEFWSVCVNTGYLPLVNRSLSGSTIRKTVVIGFPLGQMSREVKGFETSWACDNGADEFDMVINVGLLKSGEYESVFDDIAKVVESACGKTVKVIIETSLLTEEEKIVACVISREAGAAFVKTSTGFSGGGATVDDVSLMKFVVGDACKVKASGGVKSREEALAMISAGASRIGTSSGINIVSEGSKENWGGY; this comes from the coding sequence ATGCTTAAGGCGATAATCGAAAGAGAAGTTAGAAGGTACAAAGAGGAGTATTCTCCTATCAAGAGAGAATTACCGGAGAACCTTAATATTGCCAAATTCATTGATCATACACTCTTGAAAGCAGATGCCACTCCAAAGATGGTGGAGAAATTGTGTGAAGAGGCAATTAGGTTTGAGTTCTGGAGTGTTTGTGTGAACACTGGGTATCTTCCTCTGGTTAACAGGTCTCTCAGCGGTAGTACAATAAGAAAAACTGTGGTTATAGGGTTTCCGTTAGGCCAGATGTCAAGAGAAGTGAAGGGATTTGAGACATCCTGGGCATGTGACAATGGGGCGGACGAATTCGATATGGTAATTAATGTTGGTTTGCTGAAATCTGGAGAGTACGAAAGCGTATTTGATGACATAGCTAAAGTGGTAGAATCGGCTTGTGGAAAGACTGTTAAGGTAATTATTGAAACATCGCTCCTCACAGAAGAAGAAAAGATCGTTGCTTGCGTTATTTCGAGAGAAGCAGGTGCCGCCTTTGTGAAGACCTCGACCGGTTTCTCCGGCGGAGGGGCAACGGTAGATGATGTATCGTTAATGAAATTCGTCGTGGGAGACGCTTGCAAAGTTAAGGCTTCCGGAGGGGTTAAATCGAGAGAGGAAGCTCTCGCAATGATTTCTGCCGGAGCAAGCAGGATTGGTACTAGTTCAGGGATCAATATTGTGTCAGAAGGATCAAAAGAGAATTGGGGGGGTTATTGA
- a CDS encoding HDIG domain-containing metalloprotein, whose amino-acid sequence MISRDHAMQLIMNNIQSKNLIKHVLATEAVMRALAERLGENEDVWAMAGLLHDLDYEFTKDNFDQHGLKTVSMLQNEDLPDEVNDAILAHCEKKDRVKLIEKAIYAADPVTGFIVAAVLIRKGSKLSDIDVDFLKNRFKEKSFARGASREQMASCSEFGMSLEDFLSLSLKAMQEISVDLGL is encoded by the coding sequence ATGATTTCAAGAGATCACGCAATGCAGTTAATAATGAACAACATACAATCTAAGAATCTTATTAAGCACGTGCTGGCCACCGAGGCGGTAATGAGAGCCCTCGCAGAACGACTCGGCGAGAATGAAGATGTTTGGGCAATGGCAGGTCTTCTCCACGATCTTGATTACGAATTCACTAAAGACAACTTCGATCAACATGGTCTTAAGACTGTTTCAATGCTTCAAAACGAAGACTTGCCCGATGAGGTCAACGATGCGATTCTTGCTCACTGTGAAAAGAAAGATCGGGTCAAGCTAATCGAGAAAGCAATATATGCTGCCGATCCGGTTACAGGATTCATAGTGGCCGCAGTTCTCATTAGAAAGGGTAGCAAACTCTCCGACATTGATGTGGATTTTCTAAAAAACAGGTTCAAAGAAAAGTCATTTGCAAGAGGTGCCAGCAGAGAGCAAATGGCCAGTTGTTCGGAATTTGGAATGTCTCTCGAAGATTTCCTTTCTCTTTCTCTGAAAGCAATGCAAGAAATATCTGTTGATTTAGGTCTGTAG
- the radC gene encoding RadC family protein, producing MPREKLLDKGAGALSNSELIAILLRTGIKGKDVLQLSEELLGYYGSLTALLSAEVNELLNTKGLGKAKAVCLKAALELGQRIFREMTEKTKVRLDEPEGVYHLCHDMAFMDRETVRVISLDSKLNYRGLNTVSVGLLDSSLLHPREVYKPAISRMAAAIILVHNHPSGDPSPSKEDEGVTSKIREAGETLGIKMLDHVIIGSGTFYSFAAGRTFKAEVAEK from the coding sequence ATGCCTAGAGAGAAACTGCTGGATAAGGGCGCTGGCGCGCTGTCGAACAGCGAATTAATCGCGATTCTTCTTAGAACAGGAATCAAAGGAAAAGATGTACTTCAGCTTAGTGAAGAACTTCTTGGCTACTATGGCTCTCTAACGGCTCTTCTTTCTGCAGAAGTTAACGAACTACTGAATACAAAAGGCCTTGGAAAAGCAAAGGCAGTTTGCTTGAAGGCCGCTCTTGAGCTGGGACAGAGGATCTTCAGAGAAATGACTGAGAAAACGAAAGTTCGGCTGGATGAACCTGAAGGTGTCTACCATCTTTGCCACGATATGGCCTTTATGGATAGAGAAACCGTAAGAGTAATTTCCCTAGACAGCAAACTCAACTACAGAGGATTGAATACGGTTAGTGTGGGATTACTGGATTCCTCACTTCTTCATCCGCGAGAGGTCTACAAACCTGCAATAAGCAGGATGGCCGCTGCAATAATCCTGGTTCATAACCACCCTTCCGGTGATCCATCTCCTAGCAAAGAAGATGAAGGTGTTACTTCAAAGATAAGGGAAGCCGGAGAGACGCTAGGAATCAAAATGCTTGATCACGTTATAATAGGAAGCGGTACATTCTATAGTTTTGCAGCAGGAAGAACATTTAAAGCGGAGGTGGCAGAAAAATGA
- a CDS encoding Maf family nucleotide pyrophosphatase codes for MARLILGSSSPRRRELLHLLRVSFEVIPPKGVEENLSERFCEKELCELSHLKAKNVMLRNPFSTVIAADTVVVLDGLVLGKPSSVEEAYEMLLVLSGRTHSVFTSVSVMYEESEFSFVEKTDVTFREVPSEVLKEYAESGLSLDKAGAYGIQDYGALFVKSIAGDFYNVMGLPIGRLWHELHARGVI; via the coding sequence TTGGCAAGACTAATACTCGGTTCCTCTTCTCCAAGAAGAAGGGAGCTTCTGCATCTACTGAGGGTCTCTTTTGAAGTCATACCTCCAAAGGGAGTAGAGGAGAATCTTTCAGAAAGATTCTGCGAAAAGGAATTGTGCGAACTTTCTCACTTGAAGGCCAAAAATGTCATGCTTAGAAATCCTTTTTCCACTGTAATTGCAGCAGACACGGTAGTCGTTCTTGATGGACTTGTTCTTGGAAAACCATCTTCAGTGGAAGAAGCCTATGAAATGCTGCTTGTCCTCTCGGGTAGGACTCATTCTGTCTTCACCTCAGTTTCCGTAATGTACGAAGAAAGCGAATTCAGCTTTGTGGAGAAAACTGACGTAACATTTAGAGAGGTTCCATCGGAAGTCCTCAAAGAATATGCTGAAAGCGGTCTATCACTTGACAAGGCTGGAGCTTATGGAATTCAGGATTATGGTGCTCTTTTCGTGAAGAGCATAGCAGGTGACTTCTATAATGTGATGGGACTTCCAATAGGAAGATTGTGGCATGAGCTACACGCGCGGGGGGTAATCTGA
- a CDS encoding Gx transporter family protein yields the protein MEAKRVTTLSMLMAIGSVLYLLESLIPFPLPIPGGRWGFSNLVLIIALAGLPFGDILTLSIGKSIIGSLLAGRLATPGFLMGVAGAVSSAATMWLMNKTGKFGLFGISVAGAAISNFSQLMVASSLIIKNIEIIFLYPYMLVLGSISASINAYVAFEVIRRMGDSLWQD from the coding sequence ATGGAAGCAAAGAGAGTTACTACACTATCGATGTTAATGGCGATAGGGTCTGTTCTTTATCTTCTGGAAAGCCTAATACCGTTTCCACTTCCAATCCCGGGAGGAAGATGGGGCTTTTCCAATCTTGTCTTAATCATAGCGCTGGCCGGCTTGCCTTTCGGCGACATCCTGACTCTTTCAATAGGCAAGAGTATCATCGGAAGTTTGCTGGCAGGCAGACTCGCTACTCCAGGTTTTCTAATGGGAGTTGCAGGCGCAGTTTCGTCCGCAGCAACCATGTGGCTTATGAACAAAACCGGAAAGTTTGGTCTATTTGGAATAAGTGTAGCAGGCGCAGCGATTAGTAATTTCTCACAGCTAATGGTAGCTTCTTCGCTTATTATTAAGAATATAGAGATCATCTTTCTTTACCCCTATATGTTGGTACTTGGATCGATTTCCGCTTCAATTAATGCTTATGTAGCATTTGAAGTCATAAGAAGGATGGGTGATTCACTTTGGCAAGACTAA
- a CDS encoding NusG domain II-containing protein — MKFTTRNDVLIVIVAFALVILFAFPRGNGSSFAEVYCNGRLVRTIDLSSDSEIFLDVGMVVKVQGGKISVIDSDCPEKLCVAQGAVNMPNIPIVCVPNRTLIKIVSDRSEVDAITQ, encoded by the coding sequence ATGAAATTTACCACGAGAAATGACGTCTTGATTGTAATCGTAGCGTTTGCTCTGGTGATCCTTTTTGCATTTCCGCGTGGAAATGGCTCTTCTTTCGCAGAAGTGTACTGCAATGGAAGACTGGTAAGAACTATAGATCTGAGCTCAGATTCTGAGATTTTTCTTGATGTAGGAATGGTTGTTAAAGTCCAGGGAGGAAAGATTTCCGTGATCGATTCAGACTGTCCAGAGAAGCTTTGTGTTGCCCAAGGAGCAGTAAACATGCCCAATATCCCAATTGTATGTGTACCAAACAGAACTTTGATAAAGATAGTCTCGGATCGGTCTGAAGTTGACGCGATAACTCAATAG